The Stenotrophomonas sp. NA06056 genome segment GCTGTACATCACCACCAGCCGGGGACAGTGCCGTACGCGGGTACCGGCATCGCCGCAGGTGGTGGCCACGGGCGCGCGGCCACGTCCGGCGTCCGTGCAGTGCGTGCCGGAGGTGGCGCCGTGAGCCTGCGCCCACTGCTGCTCGGCCTGCTGATGCTCGCGGGCCTGATGGCCAGCCTGCCGGCCCGCGCCACGGCGGTATGCACCGCCACAGCCGACGCCCTGCTGCCGTTCGGCAACGTCAACAGCGGTGCCGCCGGCCCCACTTCGGGCACGTTGAACATCACCGTAAACTGCTCCACCGCCGCGCTCAGCCTGATCGCCACCACCGGTATCCGCGTCTGCATCGGCCTGGGCAATGGCACCGGCGGCACCAGTACTTCGCCGTGGCGGACCATGGTCAATGGCAGCAGTGATCCGCTCAATTTCCAGATCTACAACGTCGCCAACTACAGCGAAGTCACCGGCCTGGCACCACGCGGCACACCGCCCGCACAGGAGCTGACCATGACCTACAACGTGCCGCTGATCGGCGGCTCCGGCAGCCGTACCACGCAGTTGTTCGCACAGATCCCGGCCAACCAGGTGCTGGCCTCCGGCAACTACAGCAGCACCTTCACCGGTGCCAACGTGGTGCTCACCTGGGCCTGGAATGAGGTGCTGCTTGGCACCGCCACCGTGCCGGCCACCTGCAACGGCGGTGCTACCGGCACCAACACCGCCAGCAACGCCTTCACCTTCAATGCCACCGCCACCGTGCTGCCGCAATGCGGCAGCTACCTGACCACCGACATGAACTTCGGCAATGTCACCGGCGGCATCCCCAGCAACATCGACCAGACCGCCACGCTGACACTGACCTGCCTCAAGCGCACCGCCTACCAGGTCGGCCTGAACAACGGCCAGAACAATCCAGCCCTGACCAACACCCGGCGCATGCGCACCACCGTCGGCGGCAACAGCTATTACCTCACCTACGAGCTGTATCGCGACGCTGCGCGCAGCCAGCGCTGGGGCAACACGCTTGCCCTGGACACCACCAGCGGCACCGGCACCGGCAGCGCGCAGACGCTGAACATCTTCGGACGCGTGCCGCCGGTTACCGGGCAACCGCCCGCCGGCACCTACAACGACCTGGTACAGGTGACGATCACCTACTGAGAGCGCCCCGCATTACAGAATCCCCCACGTCGGCCGATACCGCGCATCAGGTCGACAACAGGGTGGATGGCAGGTGGTTCGCGGTGTACTGATTGGAGCGATGTCCATCGCCAGCACGGCAGCCTGGGCCGACCCGGCCCCCGTCCCACTGCAGATCCGCCTGACCGTGGTTGAAGGCTGCGCCGGCACGGAGGGCGGCGCGCATTGCCCGGTGCCGCAGCAGCACAGCGACACCCTGCACCTGCCGGCACAGATCCGTGAACTGGCCCCGCCAGCGCAGGACAAGCAAGGGCGTGCGACTTCAGAACCGCCCACCACCTACTACTGATGCACCGCCTGCTACCCCTGTTGCTGGCACTGCTGCCCATGCCCGTGCAGGCGCTGGATCTGATGCCGACCACGCTGCGTCTGCCGGCAGCACAGGGGCAGTCGGAGCTGTGGCTGCACAATCCCGGCCCAGGGCACTGGCGCGGCCAGGTGCAGATCTGGGCGTGGGACCAGCAACCGGGTGCCGAAACCCTGCAACGCAGCGGGCAGGTGCTGGCCAGTCCGACCCTGCTGGACCTTCCGGCCGGGGCGCGCCAGCGCGTCTGGTTGCTGCCGGCGTCATCCCTGCCTGTGGCCGCCGAACAGGCGTTCCGGATCATCCTGGCACCGGCAGACCCCTCAATGCCGCGCTATTCACTGCCGTTGTTCCGCGGCGAACCGTCCCGCCCTGCGCCGGCCTTCCTGCAGGCGGAGGTGGTGGTCAACGGGTCGCAGTTCGTGCTGCGACTGCTGAACGCAAGCACTGCGCACGCGCGCCTGAGCGACCTTGCCTACGAGGCGGCCGACGGCCACCGCAGCCTGCTGCTGCCTGGTCTTGCCGGCTACGTGCTGGCGTCGCGGCAGCGGCAGTGGCAGCTGCCGCGGCGCGCCGATGGCTATGCGGGCGGCCGGTTCCATGCCCGCCTGCAGGACGGTTCAGAGGTGATCCTGGCCGCGCCGACGCCCGCAATTGCAGCGCGTCCGCCAAGCGGGCTATAATCCCCGGGATGTCCTGCCGCCCTGTGCGCGGGACACCGTCCACACCGGACGTCATCGGTGAATCCACACCTGCTGCCCCCATCCGTGCCGGGGTGCTCCGCAAGGAGTTCGGCCACGGAGGCAACAGGGAAGCCCAACCCCGGAACCTTCAGCGCTTCCACGCGTCCCGCATACCTATCCCGCGGGCGGAATCGCCGGTTCCCCATCAGGAGTATTGCAATGCCCCAGGTCACCATGCGTCAGATGCTGGAAGCCGGCGTCCACTTCGGCCACCAGACCCGCTACTGGAACCCCAAGATGGCTCCGTACATCTTCGGCGCCCGCGGCAAGATCCACATCATCAACCTGGAAAAGACCGTCCCGCTGTTCAACGACGCGATGAACTTCATCTCGTCGGTTGCCCAGAAGCGCGGCACCATCCTGTTCCTGGGCACCAAGCGCAGCGCGCGTGAGTCGATCCGCGAAGAAGCCGAGCGTTGCGGCATGCCGTTCATGAACCAGCGTTGGCTGGGCGGCACCCTGACCAACTTCCGTACCGTCAAGCAGTCGGTTGCCCGCCTGAAGGAACTGGAAGCCGGTGAGTCCGACGGCACCTTCGAGAAGCTGGTCAAGCACGAAGTGCTGGGCCTGCGTCGCGAGCGCGACAAGCTGGAAGCCTCGCTGGGCGGCATCAAGGACATGAACCGTCTGCCGGACGCGATCTTCGTCATCGATATCGGCCACGAAGACATCGCCATCAAGGAAGCCAAGAAGCTCGGCATCCCGGTGATCGCTGTCGTCGATACCAACTACAACCCGGAACTGGTGGATTACGCGATCCCGGGCAACGACGACGCCATCCGCGCCGTGCAGCTGTACGCACGTGCCGCTGCTGACGCCGTGCTGGAAGGCAAGGCTGCTGCACCGCACGCTGCCACCGTCCGTGAAGAAGAGTTCGCCGACGCCGCTGCCGAAGAAGGCAAGCCGGCTCGCCGCGCTCCGGCCAAGAAGGCTGCTGCCGACAAGGGCGAAGCCCAGGCCTGATCCAGGCCCCGGTGGGCGCCACGCGCCCACCTTTCCTGTCCGCTGCCCATGGCGCGACGACAGGAAACTGTCACACGGGCCGGCCACCATGCCGGCCCAACCCCTTTCTTTCGTGAGGTAATCCCGTGGAAATCACTGCTTCCCTGGTCAAGGAACTGCGCGAGCGCACCGGCGCCGGCATGATGGAATGCAAGAAGGCGCTCACCGAGGCCGGCGGCAACATCGACGCCGCTGCTGAAGCGCTGCGCAAGTCCGGCGCTGCCAAGGCCGACAAGAAGGCTGACCGCGTGGCCGCCGAAGGTCGTCTGGGCCTGGCCCAGGACGGCGGCAAGGCCGTGCTGGTCGAGATCAACTCGGAAACCGACTTCGTCGCCAACGACATCAACTTCAAGAACTTCGTCGATTCCGTCGCTGCCGCTGCCCTGGCATCGGGCGCCGCCGACGTGGAAGCCCTGAAGTCCGCCACCCTGCCGACCGGCCAGACCGTCGAGGAAACCCGCGCGACCGCCGTGCAGACCCTGGGTGAGAACATCCAGATCCGTCGCCTGGTCAAGCTGGACACCACCGGCAACGTGGGTTCCTACGTCCACACCAACGGCAAGGTCGGCGTGCTGGTCGACCTGATCGGCGGCGACGCCGAACTGGCTCGCGGCCTGGCCATGCACGTGGCTGCGCTGAAGCCGCCGCACAACAAGGCAGCCGACGTGCCGGCCGAGTTCGTGGAAAAGGAAAAGGAAATCGAACTGGCCAAGATGTCCGAGAAGGACAAGTCCAAGCCGGCCGACATCCTGGAAAAGATCATCAGCGGCAAGATCAACAAGATCGTCAGCGAAGTGACCCTGTACGGCCAGAGCTACGTGCTGGACGGCGACAAGACCGTCGAGCAGGTGGTCAAGGCTGCCGGCGCCGACGTTGCTGGCTTCCAGCTGCTGGTCGTTGGCGAAGGCATCGAGAAGGTGGTGGAAGACTACGCCGCCGAAGTTGCCAAGGCGATGCAGGTCTGATTCCAGCCTCCAGGCCGTGATGAAACCAGAAGGAGCCGCGGGAAACCGCGGCTCTTTTTTTTGCCTGCACCCGCGGTGGGCGCCCTTTCTGTGGGTGTGCACCGTTGGTGCACACACCGGAACCCAAGGATCTTTGCGTTGCGTGCGAATCAAGCCGATACTCGGCACAGGGAACCTGCAGTCACATAACAGGAACGAAAGTCGCAGACTGTGATGCATTCCTAGGTATTCTTGTCCTAATGGAATTGAACGACCCGACATGCCTCCCGAGCTGACAGCTGCCCTGGCGCTTTGCCGCAACCTCCCCTCGCCGCCCGGTATTGCCCTGCGCATCATCGAACTGGCCCAGGACCCGGAAGCGGACATCGCAACCGCTGCGGACATCATCGCCATCGACATGGCGTTGAGTGCCCGCATGCTGCGCATCGCCAATTCGCCGCTGTACGCCAGCCGGCGCCGGATCGAGAACCTCGGCCAGGCGCTGACCATGCTCGGGCTGAACGCTACGATCAGCCTCGCCTTGGGCTTCACTGTCACCCAGGGCCTGACCGGCAACGGCGGCGCCGACCACGACCTGCGCCAACGCGCCTGGAAACGCAGCATCCTCAGCGCGCTGGCGGCCAGCCAGCTCGGCCAGGCACGCGGCCTGCGCCGGCTTGAGGAGCTGATGCTGGCCGGGTTGCTGCAGGACATGGGCGTGCTGTGCCTGGCCCAGGCCGAATCCGAACGCTACCTGCCCCTGCTGCGCGAAGCGCGCGACAACCCCGACCTGATCGCGCGCGAGCGCCAGGAACTCGGCTGCAGCCACGCCGACGTCGGTGCCTGGGTAGCCGAGGAATGGGGCCTGCCGCGCTACCTGGTCGACAGCATCCGCCACAGCGAAGACGAAAGCACCGCAGAGAATCCATTCCAGGCGTGCGTACAGCTGTCTGGCGCCGTCGCCGACATCTGGCTGGATGAAGACGCCGATGGCGCCCGCGAGCGCGCTCTGCAGCAGGTCCACGACCGCCTGCAGCTGGACAGCGCCCGCTTCGACCAGGTCCTGACCCGGATCAGCGAAGCACTGCCGGACATCGCCAGCCTGTTCGAGAACGGCCTGAATTCACCGGCCCGCGTGCGCGAGCTGATCGACCACGCCCAGGAACTGGCCACCCTGCGCAACCTGCGTGAACTGCAGGATGCCGACCAGGCCCGCCGTCGCGCCGATGAATTCGAAGCCCGCGCCAAGCGCCTGGCCGATCAGGCCCATCGCGATGCCCTGACCGGCGTCCTCAACCGCCGCCAGCTCGAAGCCGTGCTTGAACAGGAATTCCTGCGAGCCGGCCGCCATGGTTGGCCGTTGTCGGTGGCCTTCATCGACCTGGACGATTTCAAGAAGATCAACGATGCGCACGGCCACCTGACCGGCGATGAAGTGCTGCGCGCCTTCGCCGGCAAGCTGCAGGGGCAGCTGCGCAACAGCGACACGGTGGCCCGCTTCGGCGGCGAGGAGTTCGTTGCGCTGCTGCCCAATACCAGCGAATCGGTCGCCCTTGACGTGATCCGCCGGGTACTGGCCAACATCGTCGCCACCCCGATGGCGGAACTGGAAGGCGGCCCGCTGTTCATCACCTTCTCGGCGGGCGTAGCCACACAGGGCGGTTACGAGCGTTTTGCCGGCGTGCAGGACCTGCTGCGCGCTGCAGATGACGTGCTTTACCGCTCCAAGAACCTGGGCCGCAACCGGGTCATTGCACGCTCCCCGGGCGAATTGGGGCATGATGAACTGTCTGCCACTGCTGGCGCCGAGCTTGGCTGAACGGTACGCCCCGGATGTACGGGGTACACCGGTATTTTGCGCCGCAGTGCACAAAACGCTTTGGCCGCGCGCCGCTTGCGCGTAGAATCGCCCGCGATTTCCACGCACCCGAGGTCCCTATGTCCAAGCTCGCCTATCGCCGCATCCTGTTGAAACTTTCCGGGGAGGCGCTGATGGGAGATGAGGACTACGGCATCGACCCCAAGATCATCAACCGCCTGGCCCGTGAAGTCGTCGAGGCCCAGCAGGCCGGCGCCGAAGTCGCACTGGTCATCGGCGGTGGCAACATCTTCCGCGGCGCAGGCCTGGCTGCTGGCGGCATGGACCGCGTCACCGGCGACCAGATGGGCATGCTGGCCACGGTCATCAACGCACTGGCTATGCAGGATGCGCTGGAGAAAGTGGGCGCCAAGGCCCGCGTGATGAGCGCGATCAAGATCAACGACGTGTGCGAGGACTACATCCGCCGCCGCGCGATCCGCCACCTGGAAAAGGGCCGCCTGGTGATCTTCGCCGCAGGCGTCGGCAGCCCGTTCTTCACCACCGACTCGGGCGCCGCCCTGCGCGCGATCGAGATCGGCGCCGACCTGCTGCTGAAGGCCACCAAGGTCGATGGCGTGTACGACAAGGATCCGAACAAGTACAGCGACGCCGTCCGCTTCGACAGCCTGAGCTACGACGAAGTGATCCGCCGCGGCCTGGAAGTGATGGACACCGCCGCCTTCGCTCTGGCCCGCGACAGCGACCTGCCCATGCGCGTGTTCGACATGGGCCAGCCGGGCGAACTGCTGAAGATCCTGCACGGCGAGAACATCGGCACCCTCGTCCAGGGCCGCGACCCGGCCTGAGGCTGAGCGCAAGGCGACCTCCGGGCCGATTCAGGCCCGGCAGCGTCCCGTATTCGCCTATAATCGCCCGATTCCAGTTACATCCAGGACCCTGGCGATGCTCAACGACATCAAGAACAACGCGCAGACGCGCATGGCCAAGAGCATCGACGCTCTGAAGCACACCCTCACTTCGATCCGCACCGGCCGCGCGACGCCGGCCCTGCTGGACCGCGTCACGGTCAATGCTTACGGCAACGCCAGCACGCCGCTGAACCAGGTCGCGTCCATTTCCAACCCCGACGCTCACTCCCTGCTGGTCACGCCCTTCGACAAGAGCATGATCAAGGAGATCGAGAAGGGCCTGTACAACATCGAGCTGACCCCGAACACCATCGGCACCTCGATCCGCGTCAACCTGCCGCCGCCGACCGAAGAGCGCCGCAAGGAACTGGCCAAGCAGGTACAGAAGGAAGGCGAAGGCGCCAAGATCGCCGTGCGCAACATCCGTCAGGATGCGAACAAGGAAATCGCCAAGCTGCTGAAGGACAAGGTCGTCAGCGAAGACGAGAAGAAGCGCGGCGAAGACGATATCCAGAAGTTGACCGACGCCAACATCAAGGACATCGATAAAGTCGTCGCCGACAAGGAAAAGGAACTGATGTCGGTCTGAAGTCGATGCCTTCAGTCCCGCCTCCCCTGCCGGCCGTCCTGCCGCGCCACGTTGCCATCATCATGGATGGCAACGGGCGTTGGGCACAGCAACGCCGTCGCCCCCGCGTTATCGGCCATCGGGCCGGTGCGCGCGCGGTCAACCGTACCATCGAGCGCTGCCTGGAACTGGGCATTCCGGCGCTGACCCTGTTCGCGTTCTCCAGCGAGAACTGGGGCCGGCCGCAGGACGAAGTGGACGCATTGATGAAGCTGTTCCTCGGCGCGCTCGACCGCGAAGTGGACGAGCTGCATCGGCGCGGCGTGCGCGTGCGCTTCATCGGCGAACGCGAGCGCTTTGGTGCTGCCCTGGTCAGCCGCATGCAGCTGGCCGAGCAACGCACCGCCGACAACAGTGCGCTGACCCTGTCGATCGCCGCCAGCTATGGCGGCCGCCAGGACATCGCCCGTGCCGCACGTGCACTGGCCGTTGAAGTGGCCGCCGGCCGCCTGCTTCCCGAGCAGATCGACGAATCCCTGCTGGGGCGACAGGTGGCGTTGGCCGACCTGCCCGCACCGGACCTGTTCATCCGCACCGGCGGCGATACCCGCATCAGCAATTTCCTGCTGTGGCAGCTGGCGTATACCGAGCTGTGGTTCACCGAAGCGCTGTGGCCGGATTTCGACGCCGCGCAGCTGCAGCTGGCGCTGGATGCCTACGCCAGCCGTGAGCGCCGCTTCGGCCTGACCAGCGCCCAGATCGCCGCCCTGGCCACCGAGACGTCCAGCCCATGACCAAGACCCGAGTCCTCGCCGCGCTGATCATGGCGCCGGTCGCCATTGCGGCGATCCTGCTGCTGCCCACGCAATGGCTTGCTGCCGCCGCAGCTGCCGTGCTGCTGATCGGCCTGTGGGAATGGCTGAAACTGGCCGATGTCGAAGACACCCTCGCCCGCACCGTGCTGCTGGTCCTCAATCTGCTGCTGATGGTGCTGCTGGTGTGGGCCGATGCCGGCACCCTGGTGCTGTTCCAGATCGCAACCCTGGTGGGCGTGGCCTGGTGGCTGGCCGCGCTGGTCTGGCTGCGCTTCTTCAACTTCGGCGCGCAACCCGGAAGTCCGGCGCGCATCCTCAAGCTGCTGGCCGGCACCCTGGCGATCGTGCCGGCGTGGGCCGCACTGGTACTGATCCATGCCGGCGGCGACCCGCCCGGGCATCAGGGTCACCTGTGGCTGCTGGCCGCGCTGGCGCTGGTCTGGGCAGCCGATTCGGGCGCCTACTTCGCTGGCCGTCGCTTCGGCAAGCACAAGCTGGCACCGCGGATCAGCCCGAACAAGACCTGGGAAGGCCTTGTCGGTGGGCTGATCGTCGGCGTCGCGGTGGCCGTCGGCCTGGGCTGGCTGGCCGGCATCGATGCCGCGCACCTGCCGGGTCTGCTGGTCACATCGGTGGTGGCTGTCTTCGCCTCGGTGCTGGGTGACCTGTTCGAAAGCCTGATCAAGCGCCATGCCGGCGCCAAGGATTCAGGCCACCTGATCCCCGGCCACGGTGGCGTGCTCGACCGCGTCGACGGCGTGCTGGCGGCCATCCCGGTGTTCGCACTGGGCAAGGAAATCTTCGGGTTCTGACCATGGATGCTGCTGCAGACCTGCGCCGGGTCGCCGTGCTCGGCGCCACCGGCTCGATTGGTGCCTCCACGCTTGACGTGATCGCCCGCCACCCGCGGCGTTACCGGGCCACCGTGCTCGCCGCCGGCCGCCAGGTACAGGCGTTGCTGGCCCTGTGCCGGCAGCACCGGCCCGCGCATGCGGTGATCGCCGACGAAACCCTGTATGCCGAACTGCGCGACGGCCTGCGCGATGCCGGCCTGGCCACCCAGGCTCACGCCGGCCATGCCGCGCTGGACCAGCTGGCGGCCAGTGACGCCTGCGACACCGTGGTGGCCGCGATCGTCGGCGCCGCGGGCCTGTCCTCGACCCTGGCCGCCGCTGCAGCCGGCAAGCGCATCCTGCTGGCCAACAAGGAATCACTGGTACTGGCCGGCGAACTGCTGACCCGTACCGCCGAACGTGCGGGCGCAGAGATCATCCCGATCGACAGCGAGCACAGCGCGATCTTCCAGTGCCTGCGCTCACGCGATGCGAGCCTCGACGGTGCCGGCGTGCGCCGCATCCTCCTGACCGCCTCGGGTGGACCGTTCCGCGGACGCAGCCGCGCCGAACTGGAACAGGTCACCCCGGCCCAGGCTGTGGCGCACCCGAAGTGGTCGATGGGGCCGAAGATCTCGGTCGATTCGGCGACGTTGATGAACAAAGGCCTGGAAGTGATCGAGGCCCACCATCTGTTCGGCATCCCCGGCGAGCGCATCGAGGTGCTGGTGCACCCGCAGAGCCTGGTGCATTCGCTGGTGGAGTTCGTTGACGGCTCCACGCTGGCGCAGATGGGCCTGCCAGACATGCGCACCACCCTGGCCGTGGGCCTGGGCTGGCCGCAACGGATCGAATCGGGCGTGTCCGGGCTCGACCTGCTGACCCAGGGCCGGCTGGATTTCGAGGCTCCCGACACCGATGCCTTCCCCTGCCTGTCCCTGGCGTGGCAGGCGATGCGCGCCGGCGG includes the following:
- a CDS encoding phosphatidate cytidylyltransferase, with the translated sequence MTKTRVLAALIMAPVAIAAILLLPTQWLAAAAAAVLLIGLWEWLKLADVEDTLARTVLLVLNLLLMVLLVWADAGTLVLFQIATLVGVAWWLAALVWLRFFNFGAQPGSPARILKLLAGTLAIVPAWAALVLIHAGGDPPGHQGHLWLLAALALVWAADSGAYFAGRRFGKHKLAPRISPNKTWEGLVGGLIVGVAVAVGLGWLAGIDAAHLPGLLVTSVVAVFASVLGDLFESLIKRHAGAKDSGHLIPGHGGVLDRVDGVLAAIPVFALGKEIFGF
- the uppS gene encoding polyprenyl diphosphate synthase, giving the protein MPSVPPPLPAVLPRHVAIIMDGNGRWAQQRRRPRVIGHRAGARAVNRTIERCLELGIPALTLFAFSSENWGRPQDEVDALMKLFLGALDREVDELHRRGVRVRFIGERERFGAALVSRMQLAEQRTADNSALTLSIAASYGGRQDIARAARALAVEVAAGRLLPEQIDESLLGRQVALADLPAPDLFIRTGGDTRISNFLLWQLAYTELWFTEALWPDFDAAQLQLALDAYASRERRFGLTSAQIAALATETSSP
- the pyrH gene encoding UMP kinase, whose amino-acid sequence is MSKLAYRRILLKLSGEALMGDEDYGIDPKIINRLAREVVEAQQAGAEVALVIGGGNIFRGAGLAAGGMDRVTGDQMGMLATVINALAMQDALEKVGAKARVMSAIKINDVCEDYIRRRAIRHLEKGRLVIFAAGVGSPFFTTDSGAALRAIEIGADLLLKATKVDGVYDKDPNKYSDAVRFDSLSYDEVIRRGLEVMDTAAFALARDSDLPMRVFDMGQPGELLKILHGENIGTLVQGRDPA
- a CDS encoding GGDEF domain-containing protein, whose amino-acid sequence is MPPELTAALALCRNLPSPPGIALRIIELAQDPEADIATAADIIAIDMALSARMLRIANSPLYASRRRIENLGQALTMLGLNATISLALGFTVTQGLTGNGGADHDLRQRAWKRSILSALAASQLGQARGLRRLEELMLAGLLQDMGVLCLAQAESERYLPLLREARDNPDLIARERQELGCSHADVGAWVAEEWGLPRYLVDSIRHSEDESTAENPFQACVQLSGAVADIWLDEDADGARERALQQVHDRLQLDSARFDQVLTRISEALPDIASLFENGLNSPARVRELIDHAQELATLRNLRELQDADQARRRADEFEARAKRLADQAHRDALTGVLNRRQLEAVLEQEFLRAGRHGWPLSVAFIDLDDFKKINDAHGHLTGDEVLRAFAGKLQGQLRNSDTVARFGGEEFVALLPNTSESVALDVIRRVLANIVATPMAELEGGPLFITFSAGVATQGGYERFAGVQDLLRAADDVLYRSKNLGRNRVIARSPGELGHDELSATAGAELG
- a CDS encoding fimbria/pilus periplasmic chaperone yields the protein MHRLLPLLLALLPMPVQALDLMPTTLRLPAAQGQSELWLHNPGPGHWRGQVQIWAWDQQPGAETLQRSGQVLASPTLLDLPAGARQRVWLLPASSLPVAAEQAFRIILAPADPSMPRYSLPLFRGEPSRPAPAFLQAEVVVNGSQFVLRLLNASTAHARLSDLAYEAADGHRSLLLPGLAGYVLASRQRQWQLPRRADGYAGGRFHARLQDGSEVILAAPTPAIAARPPSGL
- the rpsB gene encoding 30S ribosomal protein S2 is translated as MPQVTMRQMLEAGVHFGHQTRYWNPKMAPYIFGARGKIHIINLEKTVPLFNDAMNFISSVAQKRGTILFLGTKRSARESIREEAERCGMPFMNQRWLGGTLTNFRTVKQSVARLKELEAGESDGTFEKLVKHEVLGLRRERDKLEASLGGIKDMNRLPDAIFVIDIGHEDIAIKEAKKLGIPVIAVVDTNYNPELVDYAIPGNDDAIRAVQLYARAAADAVLEGKAAAPHAATVREEEFADAAAEEGKPARRAPAKKAAADKGEAQA
- a CDS encoding 1-deoxy-D-xylulose-5-phosphate reductoisomerase, with product MDAAADLRRVAVLGATGSIGASTLDVIARHPRRYRATVLAAGRQVQALLALCRQHRPAHAVIADETLYAELRDGLRDAGLATQAHAGHAALDQLAASDACDTVVAAIVGAAGLSSTLAAAAAGKRILLANKESLVLAGELLTRTAERAGAEIIPIDSEHSAIFQCLRSRDASLDGAGVRRILLTASGGPFRGRSRAELEQVTPAQAVAHPKWSMGPKISVDSATLMNKGLEVIEAHHLFGIPGERIEVLVHPQSLVHSLVEFVDGSTLAQMGLPDMRTTLAVGLGWPQRIESGVSGLDLLTQGRLDFEAPDTDAFPCLSLAWQAMRAGGTAPAVLNAANEEAVSAFLQGRVGFLTIPTLVANALSTLPTEPADTLEVLLSADQRARQLTLNAIAAT
- the frr gene encoding ribosome recycling factor, producing the protein MLNDIKNNAQTRMAKSIDALKHTLTSIRTGRATPALLDRVTVNAYGNASTPLNQVASISNPDAHSLLVTPFDKSMIKEIEKGLYNIELTPNTIGTSIRVNLPPPTEERRKELAKQVQKEGEGAKIAVRNIRQDANKEIAKLLKDKVVSEDEKKRGEDDIQKLTDANIKDIDKVVADKEKELMSV
- the tsf gene encoding translation elongation factor Ts — protein: MEITASLVKELRERTGAGMMECKKALTEAGGNIDAAAEALRKSGAAKADKKADRVAAEGRLGLAQDGGKAVLVEINSETDFVANDINFKNFVDSVAAAALASGAADVEALKSATLPTGQTVEETRATAVQTLGENIQIRRLVKLDTTGNVGSYVHTNGKVGVLVDLIGGDAELARGLAMHVAALKPPHNKAADVPAEFVEKEKEIELAKMSEKDKSKPADILEKIISGKINKIVSEVTLYGQSYVLDGDKTVEQVVKAAGADVAGFQLLVVGEGIEKVVEDYAAEVAKAMQV
- a CDS encoding spore coat U domain-containing protein, which produces MRPLLLGLLMLAGLMASLPARATAVCTATADALLPFGNVNSGAAGPTSGTLNITVNCSTAALSLIATTGIRVCIGLGNGTGGTSTSPWRTMVNGSSDPLNFQIYNVANYSEVTGLAPRGTPPAQELTMTYNVPLIGGSGSRTTQLFAQIPANQVLASGNYSSTFTGANVVLTWAWNEVLLGTATVPATCNGGATGTNTASNAFTFNATATVLPQCGSYLTTDMNFGNVTGGIPSNIDQTATLTLTCLKRTAYQVGLNNGQNNPALTNTRRMRTTVGGNSYYLTYELYRDAARSQRWGNTLALDTTSGTGTGSAQTLNIFGRVPPVTGQPPAGTYNDLVQVTITY